The Saccharopolyspora gloriosae genome has a segment encoding these proteins:
- a CDS encoding DUF3710 domain-containing protein, with protein sequence MFGLGRRGRGSRQDEAGPSENADGFATEDETGLGPYDLSELPAGDDMERLDLGSVRLPIPEGSQLQVEVDPSGPVRAVHLVTQVGRLTISAFAAPRSAALWPEVRNELAEQLRRDGAKVGQQDGEWGPELVADSPRAVLRFVGIDGPRWMVRGVAAGPEESAEACSKLLYTVLDNTVVVRGDDPLPVRTPLPIELPESIARHIQQTQNGEQQA encoded by the coding sequence ATGTTCGGATTGGGCCGTCGCGGGCGAGGCTCGCGGCAGGACGAGGCCGGGCCGTCCGAGAACGCGGACGGTTTCGCCACCGAGGACGAGACTGGTCTGGGGCCGTACGACCTCAGCGAGCTGCCCGCGGGTGACGACATGGAACGGCTGGACCTGGGGTCGGTGCGGTTGCCGATCCCGGAGGGCAGTCAGCTGCAGGTCGAGGTGGACCCGTCGGGTCCGGTGCGCGCCGTGCACCTGGTGACCCAGGTGGGCCGGTTGACCATCAGCGCGTTCGCCGCCCCGCGCAGTGCCGCGCTGTGGCCCGAGGTGCGCAACGAGCTGGCGGAGCAGCTGCGCCGCGACGGCGCCAAGGTCGGCCAGCAGGACGGCGAGTGGGGGCCGGAACTGGTCGCCGACTCGCCGCGCGCGGTGCTGCGGTTCGTCGGCATCGACGGTCCGCGCTGGATGGTCCGAGGCGTGGCGGCCGGGCCGGAGGAGAGCGCCGAGGCGTGCTCGAAGCTGCTGTACACGGTGCTGGACAACACCGTCGTGGTGCGGGGTGACGATCCGCTGCCGGTGCGCACGCCGCTGCCGATCGAGTTGCCGGAGTCCATCGCGCGGCACATCCAGCAGACGCAGAACGGCGAGCAGCAGGCCTGA
- the dut gene encoding dUTP diphosphatase: protein MPNVKVLLTRLDPDVPIPSYARPGDAGADLVTTSDLVLRPGERALVGTGVSLALPEGYAGFVHPRSGLAARAGLGVVNAPGTVDSGYRGEIKVCLINHDRAETLALRRGDRIAQLVVQRVENAVFEEVEQLPESQRGAGGHGSTGGHEVLTGPASAGADHRTEV from the coding sequence GTGCCGAACGTGAAGGTCCTGTTGACCCGTCTCGACCCCGACGTCCCGATCCCGTCCTACGCCCGGCCGGGTGATGCCGGCGCCGATCTGGTGACGACCAGCGACTTGGTGCTGCGGCCCGGTGAGCGCGCGCTCGTCGGTACCGGCGTCTCGTTGGCGTTACCGGAGGGCTATGCCGGTTTCGTGCACCCGCGTTCCGGACTGGCCGCGCGGGCCGGTTTGGGGGTGGTGAACGCTCCCGGCACGGTCGACTCGGGGTACCGGGGTGAGATCAAGGTCTGCTTGATCAATCATGATCGTGCTGAGACCTTGGCGTTGCGACGCGGTGACCGCATCGCGCAGCTGGTCGTGCAACGCGTCGAGAACGCGGTGTTCGAGGAGGTCGAGCAGCTGCCCGAGTCGCAGCGGGGGGCCGGTGGTCATGGATCCACCGGCGGGCACGAGGTGCTGACGGGGCCGGCGTCCGCCGGGGCCGATCACAGGACGGAGGTCTGA
- a CDS encoding DUF3093 domain-containing protein, protein MSESAEATSPAVDTPGQGNANEPAVYRERLFASWWTWPLPLVMAILLAAEVHMGYPGIRAWLPYVLLLPIAVAVPLWLGRTKIEVTGGELWVGDAHLPLRFIEDAEVVSAAEKRRALGPDLDPAAFVVHRPWASTSVRIWLDDEDDPTPYWVVSTRRPEQLAAALRGAEPR, encoded by the coding sequence GTGTCGGAGAGCGCAGAAGCAACCAGCCCCGCCGTGGACACCCCCGGTCAGGGGAACGCGAACGAGCCCGCGGTCTACCGGGAACGACTGTTCGCTTCCTGGTGGACCTGGCCGCTACCGCTGGTCATGGCGATCCTGTTGGCCGCCGAGGTGCACATGGGCTACCCGGGCATTCGCGCCTGGCTGCCCTACGTGCTGCTGCTGCCGATCGCGGTGGCGGTGCCGCTCTGGCTCGGCCGCACGAAGATCGAGGTCACCGGTGGCGAACTGTGGGTGGGCGACGCCCACCTGCCGCTGCGGTTCATCGAGGACGCCGAAGTCGTGTCCGCCGCCGAGAAGCGCCGGGCGCTCGGCCCGGACCTGGACCCGGCCGCGTTCGTGGTGCACCGGCCGTGGGCGTCGACCTCGGTGCGAATCTGGCTCGACGACGAGGACGATCCGACGCCCTATTGGGTGGTGAGCACCCGCCGTCCGGAGCAATTGGCCGCAGCATTGCGCGGCGCTGAACCGCGCTGA